Genomic DNA from Macadamia integrifolia cultivar HAES 741 chromosome 6, SCU_Mint_v3, whole genome shotgun sequence:
CAAATAATTCTGTCTGaatccgaatcaaataaaaaattctaaaattttattgacttttttaaaatttacgAATAATTCGACCGCACTGAATTTTGTCCGAATTATAACCgaattttatcccatgtaaaaNNNNNNNNNNNNNNNNNNNNCACCTAGGGATGCATGTCCAAAAGGTTTTGGAGAGGATTTTTTCAATAGCTTGGGGCGCAAGTGTAATTGTcacaaaattcaaatatcattCCTCTAAAACATGTCACGAAATAACACTGGCCAGCCCTATAACCTTGCCTCTAGGCATTTCCTAGACGTGGAATAGTCCACACTTCGCACCCCTTCTTCATTCAGAGTGATTACTTGgaattgttttcttgttttctctatctcttttgTTTCAAGGAGGATAGGAGATcaattggttgaaaaaaaagggagagccTTTGATAGGGACACGgtagagagggggagagaaagcAGGAGATAGAgataaattatgaaaaataaaataggggATTTGGCTGATTAGGAGGTGCCTGTTTCTTGGCTTTACGGACGAAGCCGGACATCTGGTTAATTAGGAGGTAGCCGCCTCTTCTTAAGATAAATCTAGAGAGATAATTTaagataatttttcattttctgtcTATTTCATATTAGTTCCTATTAAATAGGATAAACAAGTGGTTACAAACTTTGTTTCACATATTCCCACACCATATACTTCATCTATGCTCCACTACTTCCGCTTCCATACTTATCTCTAACTTCTACTAACTTACCAATTTCTATTAACTACTTAACACTCCATCTTCGCAACAACtcttaagaagaagaagaagaagaagtgttaGGTACGTAACACCCTTCaccatggtttaaaaaattgaaTCTGGTGAATTAATCAATCCAGAGTAAAACAGATCATTCAGTCGATTTCCACCGATTACCATCAATTTTGAACGATTCCAAGTGGATTTAGATCAGAATCAGCACAGGTAAATTCAattccctattttttattttgaaacattTCCTTAATTTGATCCATCTTTCAGATGAAATATGTTTTGATCATCTCCTCAACAAGTTTAATACAGATCATTCAGTCGATTTCCACCGATTACCATCAATTTTGAACGATTCCAAGTGGATTTGGATCAGAATCAGCACAGATAAATTCaattccttattttttattttgaaacattTCCTTAATTTGATCCAACTTTCAGATAAAATATGTTTTGATTATCTCCTCAACAAATTTAATTTATTACTTGTTGTGTCAGTTCATTACTGCCCTAATGAATACAATCATTCGGATCTCCTCCCGTGTGGGTAACCACCACACCATGGATAGTTTGAGATGGTGTGGGGTGGGGTAGTTACCTGCAAGGGAGAAGAACCCATCTTAGTTTGTCATTCTCCTCACCTCTTGTTGGTTTCTAGTAGAGGTGCCAATCAGTTGATTTGGATTTAGTTTTTATGTGAGAATAGATGTGTCTAAAACATGATCCTCTAAGGGTGTCCATCAGTTTCAGTTTGGATTTGTTCGAAAAGAGTTGGTGAAGGAGAACCATTTTTGTACGCTGCCAAGTGTCCAAGTGGAATCCATTTCATCAATTGACCTATCCATTAAGGAGAGACAATAAATGGATTTCACATGGAGATCAGGCTAGTTACGAGGACCTCATCCAACCTCCACATTATTGGGTTTCTTATTATCAAAACTATCCACATACTATTTGGGTctacaaaactacccaataGTGTTTCTCTCTCAACGCGAAACTTTCTTGATTGTTTTACCCTTGAACCTTGCCTTCTACAATCCACCCTAGCCCATTTGCAAGCACCACACCACACACTCATAAACATTCTTGAGAACAAAATAGAACACAACCCATCTTTGCTGAATTGGGTGGCCAAGCTTCCAAGAGAATACGATCATTGTCGATATCAGATCAGTGGGGTTGGGCCATTTCATCTCGGACCAATGTGGTACGGAAAATTAAGGTTTAGGGGTTTTTTGCTGTTCTGAACCAAAACTATTCAGTACATTGACGCAAAGTAGTGGCAAATCATATGTTAGGTTTAGTGAAAACTGCCATGGTCATATTAGCGAGGAGGTTAGGTATATTAGTGGCTTTCCTGGAGCTAGTAGTTCAACTAATGGGAGGGTTTGGATGGGAAGGGCATAGGGGATCTAGGTATACTAGCGAcatacccagccttttcccgtcatgaaaaaaaaaaaaaaaaaaacctttatttTTACCTAATAGCTTTCCCCTTGAGTCCTTCTCCTCATCAATCGCGTTTGCTTTATGTGTAAAGTTGTGTTAGTTTAAGGGAATATCACATGAAAACGAAATTTTGGTAAATCAGTCaggatttaattttatttaatattttgaatgagaagaaaaaaaaaattaagtacaaAAGTTGGGTATGCAGTGGTATACGCAGTTCTGTGTATATTTACATTTTGAGCTCTCTGATGATTGATACTAAGCATGATGTGCTATgggttgggtggattttttaaGTATAGTAACCAGATTAAAAGCATTTGAAATATGTAATAAAATAGTGTAAAGTTACCACGGCCATGATTTGCCATTTTATGATATGTGTTTTCCTTGGAAGGATTCCTCtcataaaataagaaattcacaggtcttattcttttttttgggtaagagagAAATTCACAAGCCAACGACAAAGAAAAGTCTCTCTCCATATTATTTAAATCTAAtctatgcttctttttttttttagaaagaagtAGTCCTTTCCTACTCTCTCTCCACATTATTTAATCTaatttatgcatttttttttttttgatagaaagaaGAAGTCTTCTCAATCTAATTTATGCATTtgttttttgatagaaaaaagaAGTCCTCTCCCTCTCTGCAATTTCGTAGTGCAATTTATTCTCCTCTTGTCGTTTGTGGAGAGAAAAGTAAAAGTTTTCTCTCCATCTTATGCAAAGTCTCTTCTTGTCCTATTATTGAGAAAAGAAGAGTAAATTTCGCAAATATTGAATGGAGAAAAGCAAGCTCCAAATCTCTGTATGCGAACCTAGAGAAGTAGAAAATAATTGCAATTGGTGAGAagaattttttaaaaccctttttttgttaaatagaaaaCACTTGTTAATTGAGTaatatgtattatatatatatatatatatatgataatgTCAATGCCAATAAAATACAATCATATGATAGGATACATGTATGAATTGCATATAAAATACATATTTATTAACTACAGTATAATCTGTTACGTACCAAGTTTGGAAGGGTTATTAATGTAATTCGTGTGTGGTTAATGGGTAGTTATTATGTAGTTAATTACAATAGTTATCTAGTAGTTAGTGGAGTAGTAAAGTAAtagagttatatatatatatatatatattatggagTAATACGAGGATAGTAGGTATCATGGTATATGGATAACtctttgtaagttgtaactaaTTTTATGTCTATAAATTAAGTTTACAAAGGAatgaaaaatggagaagaagataatcAATTGCAGTTCCTATATTTTCACTATTTGAGAAGAGGCACGGCTCCTCTAAATCGTTGGGACCCATGGCTTTGTCAATAAGGCCAaccttcctattttatctctaatattttcctattttcttttattactaCCAATTGTCTCTCCCATCCTTATCTTTTCCACCCAACAAGATACGCTTCTTCCGTGAACATATCATAATCTTTCACACAAAGTTGAGAGATCTTAAGTTTTTCCCTAAAGGTGAAAACATTGTTTTTATTCAAACAAGTCACCCAACTCAAGTCaaaaaatgacaaaatcagGTCCATAGTTATGTTGACACTGGCCTTGTATAAAAAATGACTGCAATATATTTGAGTTTGTCCCAAGTCACAAGTGATTCGGTATTTTTACTAAGCCACAAGAAATTCACCTTAGTCAAGTTCTTAGATGGTATATCTCTATTGCCAGCTAGAATTATCAGCTCTAAGTaagtagaaacaaaaaaaaaaaaaaaaaaaatcatcctccTCCAACTCTCCTTATTAAGTAATTTTGAGAATCAAACGAGGGATAAttttcccaaactcaaaactaTTGAACACCAAGCTGAATTAATCAATAgattttatcttattatatAAAAATTGGATCTTCCTCCTGCATGGAAAGCATAGAACCGGTGTTGATTACTTTTAAATGTTttcgtatatatatattttttgtgaataaataaatatactaAACGCAAttgggagagaaaaataaaaagatcatTACGAGACAAAGATGCCAATCAAAATTGGGACAATAACCCAAAGATACAAAACCCCCAAGATTTCTAAGAATAAATTTGTTTAAGGTATATTCGAGGCATTAGATTTTTCAATCTATTGAGTGAAGAAAATAAGGACAAACCTAATACAATAACCCTTCAACCAATGCCAAGCAGAGATTTCAATATCTTCCCAATGAAGTTCGCTTTGGATTGGTTTCAATTTACCATGTATATTCCCAGCAACTTGCAATCATTTAACCATTAAAGCCAGACACAAGATGGGTGAAATTAATGATCACTCCCCCCCTCCCcatcaaatcataaaatgaaaaattccatcccttttacaaaattttgtgaaaaaagATTTGAAATTGAGCCCGTGGAAAAAATATTCTAATTATTATGATTAGAATTCTAACTAattaatcaatcaatcaatctgaACATGAAACCCTGAAAAGACAAATTGAGCCCGTGGTTGAAAGACACTGTATGGAGTGACGAAGAAATTATCATGAATTGAAGATTTTCAACAATGAATTTGATAAATCCTCTATCCTCATGGCCTAAAACTCTAATTGTACAAACTTATGAGTTGGACAGGTATAAAAGTCATATTAGGTTTAGTACGTTAAAAGCTAAAGATGTTGGCTTATCTGGTGGGAAATCAATATTCAATATTCAGAACAAACTTGGAATGTAATTATGATAAATAATATTATCTCTTTTGTTGTtttggttgataaaaaaaaaaaatcgggtCGTTCTCGTTGATTTAAATCAGAATTGATGGAGTCTCGTAGATGTATCCCATTTTTCTCGCGTGAAACTAGATGAGGTTAATTATAACTCGTCCAGGAAAAGGACCTTCGAACCAATGAAGAAAGGGAGAAGGCACAATAAGAGGAGGACCTAAGCGAGGAAAAAAGATAAGTAATCTTGAATTCTGAGTATGTTTTTCCCTTCTCATCACCAGTTCTGCCTTGATCTTTGGAGAGCCTTTCCCGGAGATCTACTCCGGGCTTAGTTCTTCATCTGTGACTTGCAAGTAACGGGGAAGACAAGAATATGCAATAACAGCTGCTAAGCATACAGAGACGGTGTAATGCCTTTTCTTAATCCATTATTGATCATTGTTTTTGGTTTTCTGTGGTAATTACTTGCAGATCTGTGGAGACATCAGGAAGAGAACGAGATCAGTATACATACAGAGAGTAATGTCCCCCGAGAAGGACAATTTCGGGAGTTCAGGAGCTAATCAACTCACAGCTGTTGATTGgtacatcatcatcatcttctccttcccttcatcaattgtttcttattttttatgtatCTGGAAGTGAAAGATGAGTACTTTaattatctctcttttttttttttttctctggtgTTTGCAGGTCTAATGAACGTCATCATAGATGTGTTTCTGCCTGTTTGGTAAATAGTGTCTATGTTCAAGAGCGGGACCGCCCGAAGAATCGTAATGGGTCAGCTGCATCTCTTGCTCCACCATGGTGGGAGTTCTTCGGTTTTGAGTTAATTCGTCAGCTCATTGATAATGATGATCAATCCATCTTTGGTGCCATTTTTGAATACAGAGTTCCCCCTCCTTACTGTGGTCACAAATCAATGGAGAAGGCTCCAAAATACGTGATTGCCTTCCGAGGCACACTCCTAAAGCCAGATTCCTACAAGCGGGACCTCAAATTGGATTCCGTTGTCATCCTAAATAAACTAAATCGATACTCACGCTTTGAGATTGCAATGGAAGCTGTGGTGAACGTGGTCGATTTAGGTGGAAGTAATTTGAAGATTTGGTTAGCTGGTCATTCTTTGGGCGCCTCCATCGCACTGCTCGCTGGCAAGACCATGGCCAGCAACCTAGGTATTTTTCTCCAAGCTTTCCTCTTTAATCCACCGTATATATCTGCTCCAATTGAGATGATCCAGaatcagaaaatgaaagatATGTTCCGAGCGGCAGACAGTTGCCTTACGGCCATACTCGCTGTTACCATGAAGAATCATGGCCAGAGATCAGCATCAAAGGAATCGTTTGCTCAATTGTCTGCATGGCGACCGTCCTTGTTTGTGAATCTGGAAGATCCCTTTTGCAAAGGGTTTGCTGGTTATTatgagaaaagggaaaagatggAGGAGATAGGATTGAAGAAGATTGCAAAACTGGCAACCATGAACTCCAAAAGTAGTCTATATTTCTGCCGGAAAGATTCAGAAAATTTGCGCCTCCTTCCGTCTGCATATCTCGTTACTAACGGGAGCTCATCAACAGGTTCTAAGGAAGGGAGGAAATCTCCCTGCTCATTTTTGAAACGAGTTCATGGGATTGAGCAGTGGTGGGATCCATACAAAAATTTGCCGAGTAAGCTATACCAATACCAATAAGGGTGACTTGGAAGAGCGAAGAGGAGGCTTGTCAGAATTCGGATCTCCTCCCCTGTGGTGCGGCTAACCATCCCAACCCATCTCATAACGATCACACCCCGACCCCATGGATGTTTTTAAGATGGGGTGGGGGAGATTACCTGCACATGCACAGGAGAGGAACCCATCTGGGCGTGTCATTCTTTTGATGTTCCTGGTAGGGGAGTCGGTCACTCTGATCTGAAAATGTAAATGTTCAAAACATGATCCAGTGCACCACTTTCCAAgtgggtttggtttgatttcatttCGTTTGGGTTGCCTAAANNNNNNNNNNNNNNNNNNNNAAAAGAGTGTTCTGTGTGAAAGCGGTTTGATTTCAGTGTCGTTTGGTTTGCTAttaataataagagaaaattgcattgtcaccccctgaacttcagtcgttattcaacgccaccccctggacttttcgaaacatcaaagccaccccctaaaaattcaaaaaatttcaaatcggtccctgcctttagccgaccgtgagaaatgaatgaaaaccggttagtttttttctaatatacccaaaatacccccacctattgtgagaggacaatattgccctctcctttatttccatctcctaaacccatacccatctcacatctctcatctctcatctcactcctctcactcagtcggccggacaagaagaagaagaagacgaagacccacTTGCAACacgattctcccctcctccggcgtgcgattctcccctcctccggcgttCCAATTAGGGTTTGTAGTTGTTTCGATTTGAGTATTTCTGATTACAGACTCTATTTAATCGGAATTGGAACTTGAAATTCTGTAGTTTTCTGCATTGGGGAAGCGATGGACGAGAAAACGGATGTCGTTAATGCGAAAAAGGTTATGTCTCCATGCGATGTCGAAGCTCTGAAGAAATGTCTGGAGGAGAACAAGGGTGACTACGTGAAATGCCAATCTCAGGTGGAAGCTTTCAGGTCTTCATGTTCTCTGAAGAAACCAAATTCGGTCACTCAACCCTCGCCCAAGCTCAGACGTGGTTCCATGTCCGATCTTTAAAAAACTGTAAAAGTTATAGTTTGCTTCTAATTCCTAGACAGGACAAGTAAATCATGTTCTTTTAATTGCAGACTTACATGATAATTCTCTGAAatctattttgatattttctgaACTGGTCTAATGGTTAGTACACAATTTAATCTTAAAATTTCTCAGCCTTGATCGTTTTCTATCCAGGTACAATTACAACTAACTCTGCAGATTGTTATACATTTTAATGTTCCCCTTTTGATGCTTATAAGAAGAGAAATCTCTTAATATACAAAATTGAGGTTTGGAGAAGAGAACTGGACTTAGATTTCATCTTTAGAATCAAACTCCTTCATGGTTTCCTCTGAACTTGGTGTTTCATTAACATGTCTGCCGATAGCACGCCCTCTATCCATGTGACAATATTGAATGCTAAACCTTCCAATACTCTTGAGTAGCTCTCTAAGATTGCTTGCCCTACGTCCTGCAAGAAAAGATCGTGTTTTAATATTGACATTTTAACATTATTAGATATACAGAATGACCAAGCTGAGCTCTGGGCACTTACCCTATTGTATTGGATTTTACTTGTGTCCAAGGTTGTCTGGGATAGTTCTGGGAACCTTTGCAGTATAAACAATCGCACGctggaggaggggagaatcgcacgccggaggaggggagaatcgtGTTGCAAgtgggtcttcgtcttcttcttcttcttgtccggccgactgagtgagatgagagatgagaggtgagagatgtgagatgggtatgggtttaggagatggaaataaaggagagggcaatattgtcctctcacaataggtgggggtattttgggtatattagaaaaaaactaaccggttttcattcatttctcacggtcggctaacgg
This window encodes:
- the LOC122080750 gene encoding GDSL esterase/lipase At4g10955-like, giving the protein MSPEKDNFGSSGANQLTAVDWSNERHHRCVSACLVNSVYVQERDRPKNRNGSAASLAPPWWEFFGFELIRQLIDNDDQSIFGAIFEYRVPPPYCGHKSMEKAPKYVIAFRGTLLKPDSYKRDLKLDSVVILNKLNRYSRFEIAMEAVVNVVDLGGSNLKIWLAGHSLGASIALLAGKTMASNLGIFLQAFLFNPPYISAPIEMIQNQKMKDMFRAADSCLTAILAVTMKNHGQRSASKESFAQLSAWRPSLFVNLEDPFCKGFAGYYEKREKMEEIGLKKIAKLATMNSKSSLYFCRKDSENLRLLPSAYLVTNGSSSTGSKEGRKSPCSFLKRVHGIEQWWDPYKNLPSKLYQYQ